Proteins from one Bacteroidota bacterium genomic window:
- the ptsP gene encoding phosphoenolpyruvate--protein phosphotransferase codes for GSDYFRERANDLQDVRDRLVRNLRRGKLLSAIEYNAIVIAETLTAADIVLFSRRNILGCATDFGGPTSHVSIMARGLGVPAVVSMHGVTDLVNSGDTIILDGFNGRLIINPTEETLAGYRRLQERFENLLLDEKQLVPLEAKTLDGHEITLQANLEFREEVELVEEYGGEGIGLFRTEFLFLMRGFDDYSEEEQFETYKEIVEKMHPYHTTFRLLDLGGDKMLPMGHREHNPFLGWRGVRILLDKPELLQPQLRAILRASAFGAVKILVPMVSSLGEVRRLKEALATAMQSLDEAGQLYDAEVPLGIMVEVPAVALMAEHFAAEVDFFSIGTNDLTQYLLAVDRGNDMVASRYHELDPAVLTLIRRVIEAGRAHQIPVNICGEIASNPLATALLIGLGIDSLSATPTFLPEIKRVVRSMRRKDAESLANQVVGIFDPRERKKTLMQWLKNHAADYYAFLMESESSSLETIG; via the coding sequence CGGCAGCGACTATTTTCGTGAACGAGCAAACGACTTACAAGATGTGCGCGACCGTTTGGTGCGTAACCTGCGGCGCGGCAAGCTGCTGTCTGCAATTGAGTATAACGCAATTGTAATTGCTGAGACCTTGACGGCTGCGGACATCGTTTTGTTTAGCCGGCGTAATATCCTTGGGTGTGCTACCGACTTTGGTGGCCCTACATCACACGTATCCATCATGGCGCGCGGCCTGGGCGTACCCGCTGTGGTAAGCATGCACGGGGTGACAGACCTGGTTAATTCAGGTGACACCATCATACTCGACGGGTTTAACGGCCGGCTGATCATCAATCCAACAGAAGAAACCCTGGCCGGATACCGCAGACTGCAAGAACGATTTGAAAATTTGTTGCTCGACGAAAAGCAACTGGTGCCCCTCGAGGCCAAAACTCTTGATGGTCATGAAATTACCCTGCAAGCTAATCTTGAGTTCAGGGAGGAGGTTGAGCTGGTTGAAGAGTATGGGGGGGAAGGCATTGGGCTGTTTAGAACCGAATTTCTTTTCCTGATGCGCGGCTTCGACGACTACTCCGAAGAAGAGCAATTCGAGACCTACAAGGAGATCGTCGAGAAAATGCACCCGTACCATACAACCTTCAGGTTGCTGGATTTAGGGGGAGACAAAATGCTGCCCATGGGGCATCGCGAGCACAATCCTTTCCTGGGGTGGCGCGGCGTGAGGATTTTGCTGGACAAACCTGAACTCCTGCAACCGCAACTACGTGCAATTCTGCGGGCCAGCGCATTTGGGGCGGTGAAAATTCTTGTGCCGATGGTGTCGAGTTTGGGGGAAGTACGCCGGCTGAAAGAGGCGCTGGCAACGGCCATGCAGTCTCTCGATGAAGCAGGCCAGTTATATGATGCCGAAGTGCCGCTTGGTATTATGGTTGAGGTGCCGGCTGTCGCATTGATGGCGGAGCATTTTGCCGCTGAGGTGGACTTTTTTTCCATCGGCACGAACGACTTGACGCAATATTTGCTGGCAGTAGATCGGGGCAATGACATGGTGGCGTCCAGGTATCACGAACTGGATCCTGCGGTATTGACCTTGATCCGGCGCGTAATTGAAGCCGGGCGTGCCCATCAAATCCCTGTAAACATTTGTGGAGAAATTGCATCGAACCCGCTTGCAACCGCATTGCTAATTGGATTGGGAATTGATAGCCTGAGTGCAACGCCGACTTTTTTGCCCGAGATAAAACGTGTTGTGCGCTCCATGCGACGAAAAGATGCTGAGTCCCTGGCAAATCAAGTTGTGGGGATTTTTGACCCGCGCGAACGAAAAAAGACGTTGATGCAGTGGCTAAAAAACCATGCAGCGGACTATTATGCTTTTCTCATGGAAAGTGAAAGCTCCTCTTTAGAGACTATCGGTTGA
- a CDS encoding bifunctional phosphoglucose/phosphomannose isomerase yields the protein MNLADIRRMDNDGMYDLVKAFPQQWKEGRKLAEAVTLDVSLKSKNQVVVVGMGGSAIAGDLVRCFAVDQSPVPISVVRNYELPASVDENSIVIASSFSGNTEETLSAFQQALDRKATIICISSGGRVSALAEQHNLPIVKIPGGMPPRAALGYSLSVLLVVSSKLGLISLTDDDWAESQALLEAQTETYSDPEAQHQAREIAEALVSRFPFVYSGTGMLETVNLRWRGQFQENAKKLAVGNVYPELNHNEIMAWEFANGKTFHGNLGVLVLRDSADHSRIQHRMDVTRQLLSEKAGYWMEISTSGTSRLARMMSLINLGDWISLYLAYLRDVDPTPIGLIDRLKSELAKV from the coding sequence ATGAACCTAGCAGACATTCGCCGCATGGACAATGACGGCATGTACGATTTAGTAAAAGCATTCCCCCAACAATGGAAGGAAGGGCGCAAGCTGGCTGAAGCAGTGACGTTGGACGTGTCCCTTAAATCTAAAAATCAGGTTGTGGTAGTAGGGATGGGCGGATCCGCAATTGCCGGCGACCTGGTGCGCTGCTTTGCAGTTGACCAATCGCCCGTGCCCATCTCTGTGGTGCGTAACTATGAGTTGCCGGCATCGGTAGATGAAAACAGTATCGTCATTGCATCCAGCTTTTCAGGCAACACCGAAGAGACGCTTTCTGCTTTCCAGCAGGCCCTTGATCGTAAGGCAACAATCATCTGTATATCTTCGGGCGGACGGGTGTCTGCGTTGGCTGAGCAACACAACCTGCCGATCGTGAAAATTCCGGGGGGGATGCCGCCACGTGCTGCGCTCGGGTATTCGCTGAGTGTATTGCTTGTTGTCAGCAGCAAGCTGGGCCTGATTTCGCTGACCGACGACGACTGGGCTGAGTCACAAGCGCTGCTTGAAGCCCAGACTGAAACGTATTCGGATCCTGAAGCGCAACACCAGGCGCGTGAAATAGCGGAAGCGCTCGTGTCCCGTTTTCCTTTTGTGTACAGCGGTACCGGCATGTTGGAAACTGTAAACCTGCGCTGGCGCGGCCAATTCCAGGAAAATGCCAAAAAGCTTGCGGTGGGCAACGTATATCCGGAATTGAACCACAACGAAATTATGGCCTGGGAATTTGCCAATGGCAAAACCTTTCACGGCAACCTGGGTGTGCTTGTGTTGCGCGACAGTGCAGACCATAGCAGAATCCAGCACCGCATGGATGTAACCCGGCAGCTGCTGTCTGAGAAAGCCGGCTACTGGATGGAAATCTCAACCAGCGGAACGAGCCGGCTGGCCCGAATGATGTCGCTGATCAACCTCGGCGACTGGATCAGCCTGTACCTCGCATATCTGCGAGACGTTGACCCGACACCGATCGGCTTGATCGACCGCTTGAAGTCGGAGTTGGCAAAAGTTTAA
- a CDS encoding BamA/TamA family outer membrane protein, protein MRVVKHLLLFSLLITLAYVDVAQAQYHFGRNKIQYEDFDWQVLKTEHFDIHYYPEMKELAEHGAFFAEEVYKELENKFNYSLNHRVPIIFYSSNLHFKQTNTFPGFIPDGVGGFFEFLKGRVVVPANGEIGKFRRVIRHELVHVFTFLKSFKVMKEYRIPITNRMPLWFTEGLAEYWSGEPDYQHEMVLRDALFSNYFVPLESMFMIRGTFQMYKQGEAICRFISEEYGEEKLLRLIDNLWKHKDFRKVMAYTLHEDFSDIAKAWDVWVKQQYYPILDETVPPALASDPIALRGFSSKPSYYQKKDGSRNVYYIGNRIGYTNLYHRTLDSLYRPISKEKAIIKGERDSRFEAFHFFESRTSVSKQGKLAFVTKSGENNSIHIYDLEEDYLEGSYQFKDLMAIYSPTWSPEGDKLSFSSIDRSGFSDLYIFSLTSGDLEKLTDDIYDERDPSWSPDGRQIVFSSNRTDKGHDGPYNLFSFDVQQRSIHYVTYGEQHDFSPQWSPDGKHVLFTSARKDSTGKYGAQDIWSIEMDAPLGVPPVVAESGFSPTNQYWDQPVTTREARRLTNITTAAYDPVWTPDQKVIFTSFERHGFSIRALAGVDSLIANPKDIVKHDLATTGEHWEYGRVADGDGATSVPYKRKYSLDIAQGQVSQNHILGTYGGALISFSDLMSNDRWFVTVYNLGRSRSDFLRSMNVAINRVQYHKRANFSYGIFRHGGERYDITDPDASTSFPYVFETMYGGTAGVSYPISMFKRIELSTTLSSSHREIPFAGINRKAVLLSNALSLVHDNTLYGMNGPMDGWRANLTAGYTTDIKYSNVNYYTLMADIRHYWRIGNQVTFASRAVARTNQGREARLFILGGSWDLRGKRIYSVRGKNMWFTSHELRFPIINYPSLIIPLLAPFGIANLRGAAFFDAAHAWNDGYYDVNKVINAGETLGAAGLGFRMNLFGGFVLRYDLGYRFTDGFRTRSDEIFKQFFFGYDF, encoded by the coding sequence ATGCGAGTAGTAAAGCACCTGCTCCTTTTCTCCCTGCTCATCACGCTTGCTTATGTCGACGTTGCGCAGGCCCAATACCACTTTGGTCGGAATAAAATTCAGTATGAGGATTTTGACTGGCAGGTCCTGAAGACCGAGCATTTTGATATCCACTATTACCCGGAAATGAAGGAGTTGGCGGAGCACGGCGCCTTCTTCGCCGAGGAAGTTTACAAGGAACTGGAAAACAAATTCAACTACTCGTTGAATCACCGCGTCCCGATTATTTTTTACTCCTCAAACCTGCACTTCAAACAGACCAATACTTTCCCCGGTTTTATTCCCGACGGCGTGGGTGGGTTTTTTGAATTCCTGAAAGGCCGGGTCGTCGTGCCTGCAAACGGTGAGATTGGCAAATTCAGGCGCGTCATCAGGCATGAGCTGGTGCACGTTTTTACCTTCTTGAAGTCGTTCAAGGTGATGAAGGAGTACCGGATCCCAATCACCAACCGCATGCCACTGTGGTTTACTGAAGGGTTGGCGGAGTATTGGTCCGGTGAGCCTGACTACCAGCACGAAATGGTGCTCCGCGACGCGCTTTTCTCGAACTACTTTGTGCCGCTGGAAAGCATGTTTATGATCCGGGGTACCTTCCAGATGTACAAACAGGGGGAGGCGATATGCCGTTTCATTTCTGAGGAGTATGGGGAAGAAAAGCTGTTGCGGCTTATCGACAATCTGTGGAAGCACAAAGACTTCCGAAAGGTCATGGCGTATACGCTGCATGAAGACTTTAGCGATATTGCCAAGGCGTGGGATGTCTGGGTGAAGCAGCAATACTATCCGATACTGGACGAAACCGTGCCGCCGGCACTGGCTTCCGACCCCATTGCTTTGCGCGGGTTTAGCTCTAAACCATCTTATTACCAGAAGAAAGATGGCTCGCGGAATGTGTACTACATCGGTAACCGGATTGGGTACACCAACCTGTACCACCGCACGCTCGACTCACTTTATCGACCGATCAGCAAAGAAAAAGCAATCATCAAAGGGGAGCGGGATTCGCGATTTGAAGCGTTTCATTTCTTCGAAAGCAGGACCAGCGTTTCCAAGCAGGGTAAGCTCGCTTTTGTAACAAAAAGTGGCGAGAACAACAGCATCCATATTTACGACCTTGAGGAAGATTACCTTGAGGGGTCTTACCAGTTCAAAGACCTGATGGCCATCTATTCGCCAACATGGAGCCCGGAGGGCGATAAGTTGTCGTTTTCTTCGATTGACCGGAGTGGTTTTTCGGATCTCTACATCTTTTCGCTGACTTCTGGCGATCTGGAGAAATTGACAGACGATATTTACGACGAGCGCGATCCTTCGTGGAGCCCCGACGGACGGCAAATTGTGTTCTCTTCAAATCGAACGGACAAAGGGCATGATGGGCCGTACAACCTGTTCAGTTTTGATGTTCAACAGCGTAGCATCCACTATGTAACGTACGGCGAACAGCACGACTTTTCGCCGCAATGGAGTCCTGATGGCAAACATGTGCTCTTTACGAGTGCGCGAAAGGACTCGACTGGCAAATATGGTGCGCAGGATATCTGGTCGATTGAAATGGATGCCCCCCTCGGTGTGCCTCCAGTTGTGGCGGAGTCGGGATTTTCGCCGACTAACCAGTACTGGGATCAACCGGTTACAACACGTGAGGCGCGCCGGCTTACCAATATCACAACGGCAGCATATGATCCGGTGTGGACGCCTGACCAAAAGGTCATCTTTACGAGCTTTGAACGGCATGGCTTTTCAATTCGTGCCCTTGCTGGTGTCGATTCGCTGATTGCCAATCCGAAAGACATTGTCAAACACGATCTTGCAACAACGGGAGAGCATTGGGAATACGGTAGAGTTGCGGACGGAGACGGGGCAACCTCAGTGCCATACAAACGCAAGTATTCGCTGGATATTGCTCAGGGGCAGGTCAGCCAGAACCATATCCTGGGTACCTACGGCGGTGCACTGATTTCCTTCTCGGACTTGATGAGCAACGACCGCTGGTTTGTCACGGTTTATAACCTGGGACGAAGCCGTTCGGACTTCCTGCGTAGCATGAACGTGGCGATCAACCGGGTACAGTATCACAAGCGAGCGAACTTCAGCTACGGCATCTTCCGGCATGGTGGGGAGCGCTATGATATTACCGATCCGGATGCTTCTACATCATTCCCATATGTATTCGAAACGATGTATGGCGGTACGGCCGGTGTCAGCTACCCAATTTCGATGTTCAAGCGGATTGAACTCAGTACCACGCTTAGTTCAAGCCACCGCGAAATTCCTTTTGCCGGCATCAATCGAAAGGCTGTGCTGTTATCCAATGCGCTTTCCCTTGTCCATGACAATACGCTCTATGGCATGAATGGCCCCATGGATGGCTGGCGCGCTAACCTGACGGCCGGGTATACAACAGACATTAAATATTCCAATGTGAATTACTACACCTTGATGGCTGATATCCGTCATTATTGGCGGATTGGTAATCAGGTTACCTTCGCCTCGCGCGCAGTAGCACGCACCAACCAGGGGCGTGAAGCAAGGTTGTTCATCCTCGGAGGTAGTTGGGATCTGCGCGGCAAGCGCATCTATAGCGTTCGTGGTAAAAACATGTGGTTTACCTCACACGAATTGCGCTTCCCGATTATAAATTATCCGTCGCTGATTATTCCACTGCTCGCACCATTTGGCATTGCCAACTTGCGCGGTGCAGCATTCTTTGATGCTGCGCATGCCTGGAATGATGGGTATTACGACGTGAACAAAGTCATTAACGCGGGTGAAACCCTGGGTGCTGCCGGCCTGGGCTTCAGGATGAATTTGTTTGGTGGATTTGTCCTGCGATACGATTTGGGTTACCGATTTACAGATGGATTCCGTACCCGCTCAGACGAGATCTTCAAGCAATTCTTCTTTGGATACGATTTCTAA
- a CDS encoding PQQ-binding-like beta-propeller repeat protein: protein MVLCAGCLNLKLGQEMVPDEDDWAMEGASALRQNVSPVSIDPPLYEKWRYDAGAGVGPAGALIVDDIVILGNRKGMVHGIRMSDGKRMGRIKHNAPIEGGMAMGEGMLFLPMAGDKRSVVAYKLWDGKKQWARKGLPVEAGLIYTDGKVIAVDNEANVYALDPKSGDVLWETLLDEQTTVVASPIVVDEQLYVIDERGILYAMSIDNGEIYWEQHVGAPVYNTAASDGRRLFVPTTRGRLFALDVRDGRELWDFALADTTVRFSTPAYSPQTKQLAVSATNGEVRMLDAATGDVQWDTLLDGAISTPPLITNQTIYVGTMRRMLHALDAETGIEIWSHEVNGRVKSAVTAHGTNLIVMAETQQVISFTPEAPVTEDEETP from the coding sequence ATGGTCTTGTGTGCTGGCTGCCTCAACTTGAAGTTGGGCCAGGAAATGGTGCCGGATGAAGACGATTGGGCAATGGAAGGGGCGTCTGCTTTGCGGCAGAACGTGTCCCCTGTATCGATTGACCCGCCATTGTATGAAAAATGGCGGTACGACGCCGGCGCGGGCGTAGGTCCTGCTGGTGCACTCATCGTTGACGATATCGTCATTCTTGGTAACCGCAAGGGCATGGTGCACGGCATCCGCATGTCAGACGGCAAGCGAATGGGGCGCATCAAACACAATGCACCCATTGAAGGTGGCATGGCAATGGGAGAAGGGATGTTGTTTTTACCCATGGCTGGCGACAAACGCTCGGTTGTTGCTTACAAATTGTGGGATGGGAAAAAGCAATGGGCCCGAAAAGGACTGCCCGTTGAGGCTGGTCTGATTTACACGGATGGCAAAGTGATCGCTGTTGATAATGAGGCGAATGTCTATGCGCTAGATCCTAAATCGGGCGATGTGCTATGGGAAACCTTGCTTGATGAGCAAACCACCGTGGTTGCTTCTCCAATTGTTGTAGATGAACAACTTTACGTGATCGATGAGCGTGGTATCTTGTACGCCATGTCCATTGATAACGGCGAAATATATTGGGAGCAGCACGTCGGCGCGCCGGTTTACAACACCGCAGCATCGGACGGTAGGAGGCTTTTTGTGCCTACAACACGGGGCCGGTTATTTGCGCTTGACGTACGGGATGGAAGAGAGCTATGGGACTTTGCCCTTGCAGACACAACGGTGCGGTTTTCGACGCCGGCTTATTCGCCACAGACAAAGCAGCTAGCTGTATCAGCAACCAATGGAGAGGTTCGGATGCTAGATGCCGCTACAGGCGATGTGCAATGGGATACGCTATTGGACGGTGCAATTAGCACGCCACCGCTTATTACAAACCAGACCATATACGTGGGTACCATGCGCCGGATGCTTCATGCACTGGATGCGGAGACCGGCATAGAAATTTGGAGCCATGAAGTAAATGGCCGTGTAAAATCAGCGGTAACAGCACATGGCACCAATCTGATTGTTATGGCTGAGACGCAACAAGTGATTTCATTCACCCCCGAGGCGCCTGTAACTGAAGACGAAGAAACCCCATGA
- a CDS encoding cytochrome c, which yields MRVLVACILLLFCLLALGDHFFQARQPKPIEVQPAVAQASRYAQGLSLYKAHCQTCHGKHGDGNGSFSGLTAQTPRVDFTAPAFKRTGVELKRVIKLGGSALGKDALMPAWKTLLSDQEIDQLAYFIITVNREGGIRRKAKTLADGR from the coding sequence ATGCGCGTACTGGTTGCCTGCATCCTGCTTCTCTTTTGCCTTCTTGCACTTGGTGATCATTTCTTTCAAGCCAGGCAACCCAAACCGATTGAGGTGCAACCGGCTGTTGCACAGGCCAGTCGGTATGCGCAAGGGCTTTCGCTGTATAAAGCCCATTGCCAAACTTGTCACGGCAAACACGGTGACGGCAATGGATCTTTCTCTGGATTAACCGCTCAGACACCCCGGGTAGACTTCACGGCACCGGCTTTCAAGCGTACCGGTGTGGAGCTCAAGCGCGTTATTAAACTGGGTGGTTCAGCACTGGGCAAAGATGCGTTGATGCCGGCCTGGAAAACGCTACTAAGCGACCAGGAAATCGATCAGCTTGCTTATTTCATTATTACTGTAAACCGGGAAGGTGGAATTAGGCGGAAAGCGAAGACGCTTGCTGACGGGCGTTGA
- a CDS encoding response regulator transcription factor, producing the protein MGKRILVVDDERNVRHMLDEYLRGHGYDVQTATNGREALIAARQFFPDLVLLDVMMPEMDGLEFVRHFRQESNTPVIFLTARIEETEKVVGLELGGDDYVTKPFGMRELLARVKAVLRRTSNAVVEQERFAVGDVVLDKSRRRVEVSGAEIRLTPTEFMLLAVLIAHPGRVYSRAQLLERLHDIAVEGVERTVDVHIRNLRAKIEPDAGTPRYVETVFGAGYRFAEPTS; encoded by the coding sequence ATGGGAAAGCGAATTCTTGTTGTTGATGATGAACGCAATGTACGGCATATGCTCGATGAGTATTTGCGCGGGCACGGTTATGACGTGCAAACGGCAACCAACGGCCGCGAGGCCCTCATTGCTGCGCGACAGTTTTTTCCCGACCTTGTTTTGCTGGATGTAATGATGCCCGAGATGGACGGTTTGGAGTTCGTTCGACATTTCCGTCAAGAATCGAATACGCCTGTCATTTTCCTTACTGCCAGAATTGAGGAGACAGAAAAAGTGGTGGGACTTGAACTGGGCGGTGATGACTACGTGACTAAGCCTTTTGGGATGCGTGAATTACTTGCAAGGGTCAAGGCCGTGCTGCGTCGAACATCAAATGCTGTTGTAGAACAAGAGCGGTTTGCGGTAGGGGATGTTGTGCTGGATAAATCGCGCCGGCGGGTAGAAGTGTCTGGTGCCGAGATTAGACTCACGCCAACTGAATTTATGCTGCTTGCTGTATTAATTGCTCATCCTGGACGCGTATACTCACGCGCGCAATTGCTTGAGCGGCTCCATGACATTGCTGTGGAAGGCGTGGAACGGACGGTAGACGTACACATCCGCAACCTGCGTGCTAAAATTGAACCCGACGCCGGTACGCCACGCTATGTGGAAACTGTTTTTGGTGCCGGCTACCGTTTTGCTGAACCCACTTCCTAA
- a CDS encoding ATP-binding protein, giving the protein MRSLTLKLVLAFTILLAVQAILVALLVRDATRTSLDKYIQEDALQVFITDVTSHYQAEGSWNGIEKSLRIRQPRPQPGGRGRPPQRKRDGKQGPPPPPPGGRNGGKAGPTLHFGLLDASGMVIIGNQQWRKGVVLSNEDMGKYMPLLIDGEEVGAILLPSSKIPLSAEAQSLLGNLDASLIYALFAALSIALLLGFWFARTSLKPVKELTEASKAVAAGKHPTALQVHSQDEIGVLTASFNHMNDELSRARQVRKNMTADIAHELRTPLTVLTGYLEAMRDGDLQPSDERLGTLLEEAQHLQRLVDDLRLLSLADAGELPLVKTKTNPVDFAQSVVAMFENEAASNSVALSLEAPSNPISINADAGRLQQVLQNLVSNAMRFVPSGGAINIDISQSSQHTTFRVHDTGPGIPADDLPFVFERFYKADKSRQNHLESTGLGLAISRSIVAAHGGTIDVVSTEGEGTTFILTLPNDAN; this is encoded by the coding sequence ATGCGTTCGCTCACGCTAAAGCTCGTTCTCGCTTTTACCATTCTACTTGCTGTGCAAGCCATCCTGGTTGCGCTGCTTGTCCGCGATGCTACGCGCACGTCATTGGATAAATACATCCAGGAAGACGCACTCCAAGTGTTTATTACGGATGTCACAAGCCATTATCAGGCAGAAGGTAGCTGGAACGGTATCGAGAAATCTTTACGTATTCGCCAGCCACGCCCCCAGCCTGGCGGACGTGGCAGACCACCGCAGCGTAAACGCGATGGCAAGCAAGGCCCACCGCCTCCTCCGCCGGGCGGCAGAAATGGGGGCAAAGCCGGACCAACACTTCATTTTGGCTTGCTCGATGCATCCGGGATGGTGATAATTGGTAACCAACAATGGAGAAAAGGCGTAGTGTTATCTAACGAAGACATGGGCAAATACATGCCATTGCTTATAGATGGTGAGGAGGTTGGGGCCATCCTCTTGCCCAGCTCCAAAATCCCGCTTAGCGCAGAAGCACAGTCTCTTTTGGGCAATTTGGATGCGTCATTGATTTACGCCCTGTTTGCCGCATTAAGCATTGCCTTGTTGCTGGGTTTTTGGTTTGCTCGCACAAGTTTGAAACCGGTCAAAGAGCTCACGGAAGCGTCCAAGGCGGTGGCAGCCGGCAAACATCCTACAGCACTCCAGGTCCACTCACAGGATGAAATTGGGGTACTGACTGCCTCGTTTAACCACATGAACGACGAATTATCCCGCGCGCGACAGGTCAGAAAAAACATGACAGCAGATATCGCCCACGAATTGCGCACCCCGCTAACCGTGCTCACGGGTTACCTTGAAGCCATGCGCGACGGTGACCTCCAGCCTTCCGATGAACGCCTCGGCACCCTGCTGGAAGAAGCGCAGCATCTTCAGCGACTGGTAGACGACTTACGGCTGCTCTCTCTTGCAGACGCCGGCGAACTACCACTTGTAAAAACCAAAACCAACCCGGTTGATTTTGCGCAAAGCGTAGTCGCCATGTTTGAAAACGAGGCTGCGAGCAACAGCGTTGCACTCAGCCTTGAAGCACCGTCAAATCCTATCTCCATAAACGCAGACGCTGGACGTCTTCAGCAGGTGCTTCAAAATCTGGTGAGCAATGCCATGCGCTTTGTGCCATCCGGAGGCGCGATCAATATCGATATCTCGCAATCGTCACAGCATACTACATTCCGCGTGCATGACACGGGGCCAGGAATTCCTGCAGACGATTTGCCTTTTGTCTTTGAACGGTTCTATAAAGCCGACAAATCCAGGCAGAACCACCTGGAATCAACGGGTCTTGGGCTTGCCATTTCGCGGTCCATCGTTGCAGCCCATGGCGGAACAATCGATGTAGTTTCGACCGAAGGAGAAGGTACCACGTTTATCTTGACACTACCAAATGATGCAAACTAA
- a CDS encoding NAD(P)-dependent alcohol dehydrogenase, translating to MKAWTIPTHGTLSILKQGTQQKPTCGDDEVLVRVHAAALNPADLKLVSGKEGGHLLHAQNFPITPGFDYSGTIEEKGAHVRDLKVDQDVFGFLPYARSTKQGSLCAYLSVKPEHVSPKPSNVTHAAAAAAGTTGSTALQGLRDKGRLTKGQDVLVNGASGGVGTYAVQIAHHAGAQVFGTCSKKNMAMVKALGAREVFDYKETKVAEMDRQFDIIFDAASNLSFHQCTRQLKRGGVYITLLPSVSLATGIIRSLFSSKASRFVIVTPKSNDLAQLASWLSSEDITSCIDTIYPFDQADKAFQHLSQGVAGKIVVSV from the coding sequence ATGAAAGCCTGGACCATCCCTACCCATGGTACACTCAGTATTTTAAAACAAGGCACACAACAAAAACCAACGTGCGGGGATGATGAAGTGCTTGTGCGTGTACACGCAGCTGCCCTTAATCCGGCAGACCTGAAACTTGTCTCCGGCAAAGAAGGCGGCCATTTGCTTCACGCGCAAAACTTCCCCATCACCCCTGGCTTTGATTACTCTGGCACCATTGAAGAAAAGGGTGCACATGTGCGTGACCTAAAAGTTGACCAGGATGTATTTGGCTTCTTGCCTTACGCCCGCTCTACAAAGCAAGGTAGCCTCTGTGCCTACCTGTCGGTCAAACCAGAGCATGTTTCCCCCAAACCGTCCAATGTCACACATGCTGCCGCCGCTGCTGCAGGCACTACAGGGAGCACAGCCCTGCAGGGCTTGCGAGACAAAGGCCGGCTGACCAAAGGACAGGATGTGCTCGTCAACGGGGCATCAGGCGGTGTGGGTACGTACGCAGTGCAGATTGCACACCATGCCGGCGCGCAAGTCTTCGGGACTTGCAGCAAAAAGAATATGGCTATGGTTAAAGCCCTCGGCGCACGGGAAGTATTTGACTACAAAGAAACAAAGGTGGCAGAAATGGATCGACAATTCGATATCATTTTCGACGCAGCCTCCAACCTCTCTTTCCACCAATGCACCCGGCAGTTAAAACGCGGCGGCGTCTACATTACCCTTTTGCCTTCGGTAAGCCTTGCTACGGGTATTATCCGCAGCTTATTCTCCAGTAAAGCCAGTCGATTTGTTATCGTGACCCCAAAAAGCAATGACCTGGCGCAACTGGCATCCTGGCTCTCAAGCGAGGATATTACTTCATGCATAGACACCATTTACCCGTTTGACCAGGCCGACAAAGCCTTCCAGCACCTCTCACAGGGCGTTGCCGGTAAAATCGTGGTGTCGGTTTAG